The sequence GAAGTGGTGGAACATTCCTTGCCCCTGGTCAATAACCAGATTTTATCAAGGCGTATTAAAGTCATCAAAAAATTAGAGGCTGTTTCACCTGTCTGCGGCTGCTTTGTTCGTTTTGAGGAAGTTGTGTTAAACTTACTAATGAATGCAGTACAGGCCTTAGAACCCTATAAACAGGAACATAAAGAAATCGTGATCAGTACCTGGGTAGCAGACCATAAAATCCACTTAACTGTTAGGGATAATGGACCAGGGATTGACCCAGAGATTGCTCAAAAAATATTTGAACCGTTTTTTAGTACCAAGGATGCCAGCAGTTCAATGGGCCTGGGAATGTCCATTGTTCATTCGATTGTTATGTCAAGTAATGGAACGATTGCAGTTGCTAATAACCCCGGTGGCGGAGCGTGTATTCATATTACCTTTCCTAGTTGTTAAGCATCATGGAGGCGATAAGCTGTGAAAATTTTACTGGTAGATGATGAGCGGGAGAGCAGGTCATTTTTAGCCAACTACTTAGCTCTCCAGGGTCATACTATCATCGAGTGTGATTCCGGCGAAGAAGCTTTGGAAGTTTACAAAGAGAACCGCTTTCAGATGGTATTATCAGACATAAAAATGTCCGGTATGTCAGGAATCGAACTGATTGAGGCTATCAAGTCCTTAGACACAGAACCCAAAGCAGACCTGGTACTTTATACAGGTTTTGTTGACGTATCTCTGGCCATTTCCGCTTTAAGGGCAGGAGCTTACGATTATTTAACCAAGCCCATTAACTTTGAGGAATTAACGTCGATTCTGGACCGTGTTGAGGAACACCAGAATCTCCTGTATGAAAATAAAGTGCTTACTGAGCACTTTGATGAGAAGTTAAAAGTGGCCACCAGGGACGCTGAACAACAATTAACCCAACTAAAGCAACTGGTTGCTAAACAGGCCGGGATTGAAAATATTGGGGTTTTTTCTGATGTCATGAAAAACCTGGTCAAGCATGCCCAGCAATATCATACTGATCGAACGGTACCTGTCTTGATTCAAGGGGAAACGGGGGTGGGGAAAGAGGTTATCGCCCGAATCATCCACTATGGAAATATGGAAACCCCGGGTCCCTTTGTGGATATAAACTGTGCTGCTATTTCCCCGACCCTATTTGAAAGTGAGTTATTCGGTTACGAGGGCGGTTCGTTTACCGGAGGGGTGAACAAAGGGCAAAAAGGTAAATTTGACATTGCCGCCGGCGGCACCCTGTTTTTGGATGAAATAGTCGAATTGCCTTTGGAACTGCAAGCTAAACTACTTCGTGTATTAGAAGAAAAAAGTTTCTATCGTGTTGGTGGCTTGAAGAAGATTAAAACGGATGTACGGATTATTTGTACCGCAAACTTGGACTTTGAAAAGCAAATTGAGGAAGGTATGTTCCGTATAGATTTATACTATAGGCTCAAAGTAGGGCGGATCTTAATTCCTCCCTTGCGTGAAAGAGCAGATGACATTCTGCCACTCACCCTCATGTTTTTAACAGACTTTTCCAAACGCCGGGGAAAACATTTTAGCAGGATCAGCGAACCGGCTGCCAAGTTTCTCTTGTCCTATCCATGGCCGGGCAATGTGCGGGAACTTCGCAACGCCATGGAATGGGTTTCCTTTATGTTTGATGATGAAGAGTTAACCTTAGAACACCTAAGTAATCTTACGCCCAAGAGTACAGAGGAGAAGAAGGGGACCAAATCTTTAGCGCCTGACCCTATTAACCTTGACGAGCACATCGATGATCTGATTGAGGAAGCACTGAAAATCTACAATGGCAACAAAACAAAAGCAGCCCATCATTTAGGAATTTCAGTGCGAGCCCTTTACTACCGCCTTGAAAGAATGAAGAAAAACGCTGCCAGTAAGAAGTAAAGCACCCTTTAGTTCTGATGGAAGAGTGTCAGTGGGGCAATCAAGTTATCGTACTATCAACTTATACAAACGTTCTTGAATTAGAATCTGACTGGATTTCGCTTGAAGTAGGTTTTAATGATTTTACGATAAAAAGAGCATCGCAGGACTGATAATAAGACTTACATCGATTCGTGTTATTTTTATTGTGATATTTGATGTGAAAATTGGTGTGATTTTTGAATTAACACTACAGGACTTACGAAAGAAAAAGTGACGGAAATGGCAGACACGGCATACCTACTGCAAAAGCGGCGGGTATGCCGTGTCTGTTGGGGCAAAATCCTTGGTTAGGCTTATTTATTCTTACTTTTTGTATAAGCTGCCTTATCTATAGTAAATAATATGGGATATGGTTAAAGAAAAGAGGTGATTTAAAATGGATAATTTACCAAATACACATGCACAATCTTCAGAAGTACCATCTGGAGTTATACAACATAATTTATCAAACATTGAGCCAACATCTTCAGAACTCGACGATCTTTGGAAGATGTATTTTACTGAAGGATGGCAACAGCAATGCTAAAACATTGACTGTAAGATCTCAGGACCCTGATTTCCATAATGTTTTATAGTTTGCTTTGGATGTATCAAGTTGGAATATTCAATTAATGGAGGGCCTGTTTAATACTATTCAACATCCTATTCCTAATGCTTTCGGCGAAAAGGATGTAAAGATTAATGCGCCTGCGCTATTTAGAGAAATATATTCAGTTAAATATACGAGACTATTCCGTGATCCGAAAAAACTAAACTTTGACCAACCTTGATGCTTCTGAAAAATGCAAATTTTAAACTATTTGTTGCGAATGTGCTAAGAAATTCAATCGAAGACATAATAACTGAGGCTTTAAAATACGTTATTATTAATGAATAAGAATTCATTAATAAGGCCTATCCTATATAAAATAGACGGTGGCTAAGTTGAATTTAGTCGCTGTCTTTTATGCATATTAACCAAATGTTCAATGTGATTTGCACCTGATAATGGAACCCGTTAATATAATCATTGAACTAGTTTGGAATATTCATTATATTTTGAATAGTTGCAGGACTTAGTCATGCCTGTGTTGAATAATATATGGAATCTATAATCTTTCAATTGTTAAAGAATAGGCGAAAGGAGGAATTAGTTTGTCCGATTTTTGTCCATTTTTTTTGGATACGGGAGATGCGAGAATTGTTGATGCTGGGTTAAGCACCCGTTATTGTACAAGTCAGATGAATCCTGGAAAAAAGATGGTTAAAGGAAGCTATAAAACATTATTAGCCAAGCGGGGATATGGACTAAAAAGTAAAATATGTTTTTCCGACTCCATGGTATGTCCTTTTTATGATGGAGTAAGTACAAATTTAAAAAAATAAACGACACTGAAATCTTTTACGATATTATAATTGAAACTGAAGGCTATAGCAGAAATGATTTTATTTGTGCCTACTCTATTTTAGTCCACGGTTCAACGGTCGATTATAAAGTTGCTATCATTGGAAGAGCATATGGAAATGTTGAAAATTGTGCTGTGTTAGAGGATGACAGACTTGTTGTGCTGATTGATAACTATTTTGTTTTATTTGACTTTAAAGAGTCAACGAGTAGAAAACATGGTTCTTATATTAAGCTTTGGAACGGGCATCGAAATATACCCGTTTGATGATGGTTACATCGTTAATGGAGAAATTGACATTATTAAAGTGGATAAGTTCGTAAATAAGGTTTGGGATTTTAGCGGAAGGGATATTTGGGTAAGACCTAACAGCGAGTCTTCAATCAAGATTTTAGATGACAGCTTGTTTTTGACTGACTGGGAAGAGAGGGCAATTTTGAGACATCTCAAAATTGCCCTCTTTATTTATTAGTAATCGGAATAATGCGCTTATATTTTGCGAAAAATAGTTAGTACTTTTTTATTACTAACTATTGACGTGTGAATAAGTTAGTAATAAAATAATACTAACATCAGATGGTAATGATTCAATACTAAGTAAGGGGTGCTTCAAATGGAATTAAGAGACCATCAAGAACTTACGGAACAAGAATTTTTAACGAGCTATGATGCGGGGCAATTTGAAAGACCTTCTGTAACTGTTGATACTGCGATTTTCACGATTACCAGTGATGATGAAGTCAACAAACGAAACCTTTCGAATCAAGAACTCCAAGTGCTTCTAATAAAGCGTGGTGGGCATCCATATTTGGGCCAATGGGCGTTGCCAGGGGGATTCGTTAATCCTAAAGAAGATGTTGACCATGCAGCAGTCAGAGAGCTTAAAGAAGAAACCAACCTAGACTGTAGCTACATGGAACAGTTATATACCTGGGGCGAAGTAAATCGTGATCCAAGAACCCGGGTGATCAGCATTTCTTATTTAGCGTTATTGGATTCCACAAAGTTTAATATTCAAGCTGGTGACGATGCGTCTGATGCGAAGTGGTATACGGTTAAAGATACTGTACTTAAAAAAGAAAAAACTCTATCAGAAGATGGTTTTATTCAGCAGAAGTGGGTTCAGCTTGAACTTATTAGTGATGAAGTAAGGTTATCTGCGATCATTAAGATCATCAAGATTGTAAAAGGCACCACCATTGAGTACAGGCGAGAAGTTGTCGAACAGACGGGAATTGCTTTTGACCATGCGCGCATCATTCAGTACAGCATCGAGCGCTTACGTAACAAGGTTGATTATACCGATATTGCTTTTAGGTTGATGCCCCATCGCTTCACGCTAAGCGAATTGCAGAAGGTCTATGAAGTTATTCTTGGTAAAAACCTTTATAAAGCTCAATTTCGTTTAAAGATCGAGAAGATGGTAAACGGGACCGGAGAGTTTCAAAGGGGAAAGGCACATAAACCCGCTGAACTCTTTCGATTTAACCCCAATTGGGATGAGGACGATAATTTTTGAAGGAGAAACTATTGAGGGGGAATTGAAGTGTTTGATAAACGTGATTTTTTAGGATTTGCGAATCAAGTTCTAAGCAAACAAGTTGATGTTCTTAACAACTTGGGGGCATTATCGGCCAGCGATCTAGACCTAACTAAAACAGTCCTTGTGGTCATTGACATGGTTAACGGGTTTGCCAAGGAAGGTGCACTTTACAGTCCCCGAATCGAAGGGCTTATCGCTGAAATCGAGAGAGTCATGCAAATTTGCAACGATCGTGGTATCCCCATCGTAGCTTTTGCAGATAATCACACCGATGAAAGTCCTGAATTCAAACGCTATCCCATACACTGCGGGTATAACTCTAAGGAATCAGAAGTCGTGGAGGAGTTCCGAGGCCTTTGTCTGGTCTTTAATAAAAACTCAATCAATGGTTATCTTGAAGCGGAGTTTCGAGAATGGCTAAATGTCCATCCAGATATTAATACATTCATCGTTGTTGGCGACTGCACGGATATTTGTATCGCCTCATTCGCTCTAACCGCTCAAGCAGATTTCGACCGGCGAAACAGGGACTCTTCGGTGATCGTTTTAACCCAAGGCGTGGAAACCTTTGATATCCCAGGTATTCATGATGGCGACGTTTATCAGATGCTTGGGCTAATGTATATGTCCTCAAATGGCGTGAGACTTGTCTCGACGTTAGTTGAATAGAAAGAAAGGAGCGATGAAGATATGAGTGTTTTTAACGGTCAACGACTGCCGGCTGAAATCTTTAAAATTGACACTGAACGGATGAGAAAAGGGTGGTACTCTGACGCGTATTTCTTAAATATCGTCAAAATCCTCGAAACTCTATCAGAAGAAGACTATACGTTTGAAGGCAAAAGTGACCTTCAAGATATTCCGGAGGATAAATTGGCCCAAGTAAAAAACGGTGATATTGTCGTTGAGATGCAATTTTTTACTCGACGAAAACCCTATAGTTTGGTGGCTGGGGTCGACGAGGCTTTGACTATTCTTAAAGAATGCACCGGTTATTATGATGATATTGGTGACTTTGTTAATATGTATCATACGCTTGAGATCGAAGTGGTTGAGGATGGGACATTCGTTAAATATGATGGAAACCCCATGGGCGTACAACCCGTGCTTAAAGTGAGAGGAATTTATCGCTATTTCGCATTACTGGAAACTCCGATTCTGGGGGCTCTTTCGGAGGCATCACGGGTAGCTACGAACGTTTATAATGTTCTTAAAGCGGCGAAAGGGAAAGATATTCTCTTCTTTCCAGCTCGTTTCGTTCACTACAAAATGCAGGCGCTGCACGGGTATGCTTATTCCTTGGCAGTACAAGCGTATAACGAGAAATACGGTAAGACATCCAATACCTTTGTTTCTACCGACGACCAAGGTGATTGGTGGGGCGGGAAAGCCGGGGGTACAATAGCCCATGCATCCATCGCGGCTTTCCTCGGCGATACGTCCGAAACCATGATGCAATTTTCGCGGATTATGCCGGTTGAAGTCCCCAGGATTGCCCTCGTGGATTACCACAATGATTGCCTTGGCGACACTCTTGAGGTGATGAAAAGGATGTTCAACAAGTATTGGAGTCTTTTAAAAGAGGGTAAAAAGGAAGAAGCCCAAAAGTATCAACTCTTTGGCGTTCGCCCAGATACCTCGGGGAATATGCGTGATGTGTCAATTCCTCCCCTGGGTGATAAGAAATTAGACTGTGGCGTAAATCCACGCTTAATCTGGGCACTGCGCAACGCGATCAATGATGTTTTTAAACAATGGGATATTCCATTTGAAGCGATTCAGGTGGCTAAAGAGTGGTGCCATGCGGTTCGGATTGTGGTTACAGGAGGCTTTAACGCCAAAAAAATCACGATGTTTGAGGAATTAGGTGTGCCGGTTGATATTTACGGGGTCGGTTCTTCACTTCTGGAAAACTCGGATGAAACAAATAACGATTACACATCGGATATTGTCCGAGTAAAGTTAGACGAAATATGGGTGGAAATGCATAAAGTCGGGCGAGGCCCTTGCGATAACCCAAATCTTGAGCGAATTCAGTAGGGGTGAGGGGATGGAAGGTTTCATTGCAGTATTTGGCGGGTCATTTAGTCCTGTTACAAATGCTCATTTAGCGATAGCAGAACAGATTACCAATCTCTATGACATTGAAAAGGTTATCTTTTTACCGGTGAGCGATTTGTATGAAAAGAGAGGACTCATGTCAGCTGAACATCGTGTGGAGATGTTAAAGCTAGCGTGTGAATCAAACACCAAGTTTGAAGTCTCTGAAATAGAGGTTCAGTCGACAACCCTGCTGAATACGATTGACTCACTGCGTAGGCTGCGAAAACAGTATCCGGATCATCCGATGGCGTTTGTCATAGGTTCCGACAATTTAAGGCTGATTGATACCTGGAACGATTTTCAAGAACTTATGGATGATTACTATTTTATTGTTATTCCCCGGAATGGAGATAACCCCCAAAAGATGATTCGGAAAAACCCGTCACTCCTGGCAAATTTGGAAAGCTTTTTAATTCCTGAAGGCTATATACGAAATGATGGAAATTCGACTCATGTCCGTGACTTGCTTAAAGTCGGTAAGAGTGTCCGTTATCTTGTACCGGAACCAACGTACTTTTATCTGGAAAATAATTTGAAGGGATGGGGTTTTAATGCGTGAATGGAATGAAGAGATTAAAAACAGAGTGGAATGGATTAAAGGTATCTTGAAAGACGCTGGAGCCAAGGGTATTGTGATTGGAATGTCTTCCGGAAAGGACAGCAACACTGTAGCTGCTCTTTCGAAATTGGCAACAGACAATGTTCTTGGTGTGGTCATGCCTTGTGATAGTGTTGAAACGGATAAACAGGATGCGCTCCGTGTCGCTGAACAACTCGGAATTAAGACAGTCGAAGTCAATCTGAAGGATAGTTATTCAGCGCTGTCTCAGAGCCTCAAAGAAGGAATGGGGGGACCCCTTTCTCTGATGGCTTCGGCAAATATTAAACCGCGCCTTCGTATGACCACACTTTATGCCGTTGCTCAAGAAAGGGGGTACTTGGTAGCCGGTACCGATAATCTCTCGGAAGCTGTGATGGGATATTTCACCAAGTGGGGTGATGGTTCGTTTGACTTTTGTCCGATTTCTGACTTAACAGCAACTGAAGTCGTGGAACTTGGCAAGGAACTCGGTATCCCAAAAGAGATTATTGAGAAAGCACCTTCAGCCGGGCTCTGGGAAGGACAAACTGATGAAGGGGAAATGGGGATTACCTACAAAGAAATCGATACCTTTATACGATTAGGTATCGCGAAGCCTGATAACATCGAGAAAATTAGAAAAGCTTACCACAAAAACGCTCATAAACGACAGTTACCATATAGCTATGGGACGATTGAGTCACCTGTTTTAGCAACTCTTTAATAACCTCTTATATGTATGACAGGTAAAATTGAAAGCGAGCCAGAGCTACTCTGTGCTCGCTTATAGTATTCAGAAGAAAAGGACGTATGCTGTCCCTCGGGAATATAGGGTAATTCGAATTTGATTCCAAGCAATTAATGCCAGGATAGTAGGTTAAAAATCCATAAACTCAAGTTCTATTTTAGGCTTGAGTTTTTAATAGCCGAAATTTTAGCAATGCTAAAATCCGGCTATTTTTGTGTCGTTTTCTAATTTTTCAATCCAGAACTGAACAACTTGGAATGGTGGTGAGGGTATTTGTTATCCAGAACCATGCAATATTTTCATACCTATACCAATAACGTATACGTCATTTAAAGTCTACCCAGAAGCTGATAAGTTTTTATTTGACTGCAAAATTCCATCAATTCCAGTAAATATGCGGGTTTGATCTATAGTTGCCAGAAAAAATATGAAGCTATTATTTAGGCATGGTTCTTGCTTATTAATGTTGTATAATGTCAAACCGCTCAACCATGTAGCAGCTAATAATATTTTTCCGGGAAAGGAGTAGGCAGGTTAGTGAAATAATTACCATACTCAGTTAATCAACCACAGATTGCACAGAGAATACCCGTTCAGAATTCCCCAAACAAACCAGTAAGTAGGTGGTGAATTTCGTGACAGAAAATATCTATCTGATAATGCTGCTGCTGTTTAGCGCAGGCATTTTACTGCCCATCCTCACGAGCAGCAGCCCAAAAATAACGAACATTTTAGCTCACGGTTTATCAGTGTTCGGTTGTTTAGCCATTGTGGCCTGTTCAGTTGAAGTATTTATTGCCGGTGGAGTGACTTTCACTTATGCTATGGGTCTGCCGGTGGGAGCGTTAATCATCCGAATTGATAATTTAGCTGCATTTTTCCTGCTGGCCTTAGGAGTAGTAGGGACAGCGGCCAGTATTTACGCTCTCGGCTACAGCCGGGAGTATTACAAGCAGCGATTAGGATTAATGGCCGCCCTTTATAACTGCTTTATCTTATCAATGGCTCTGGTCCTGACCGTCAGCCAGGTGGCCTATTTCCTGATCGCCTGGGAGCTAATGACCGTAGTTTCTTTCTTCCTGGTCAACCATGAATATGAAAAGACAGCTAACACCCGTGCCGCTTATAAGTACATTTTGATGACCACCCTGGGAACAGTCTTTATTACCACGGCCTTTTTAATTCTTAGTATGACGGTGCACAGTTTGGACTTCCAAATGTTCAAAGGTGCTTCCTTAACCAATACCCTGCGTAATCTTGTTTTTTTCTGTGCCTTACTTGGTTTCGGTACCAAGGCAGGTGTGATCCCCCTGCACATTTGGCTGCCTGAAGCACACCCGGCGGCACCCAGCCATGTCTCGGCTCTGATGTCCGGGATAATGATCAAGACTGCAATTTATGGTATGTGCCGGTTTTTCCTGGAGTTCTTGGGTGTCGGACCTGCCTGGTGGGGTGAGGTGGTTCTTTTTCTGGCCATTGTCTCCTCAGTCCTGGGTGTTTTATATGCCCTGATGCAGAACGACCTAAAGCGTCTGCTGGCCTATAGCTCGGTAGAAAACATCGGGATCATCTTGCTGGGTATTGGCGCGGGTATGGTCTTCATGAGTAACAATCAGCCTATCCTGGCGGGACTGGCTTTTGTGGCAGGACTTTATCACCTTTTTAACCACGCCGTCTTTAAATCCCTGCTCTTCCTGGGTGCCGGTTCAGTACTCTATTCTACCCATACTAAAAACATCGAGGACCTGGGCGGACTGATCAAGAAAATGCCATACACCGCAGTTTTCTTTCTGACCGGTGCCGCTGCAATCTCAGCTTTGCCGACACTTAACGGTTTCGTCAGCGAATGGCTGACCTACCAGTCACTTTTCTATCTGCCCCAGGCAGTAACCGGTATCATTCCTCGTTTAGGGTCTGTTATTTTGATCGGTTTGCTGGGCTTAACGGGGGCCCTGGCAGCGAACTGTTTTGTTAAGGCCTTTGGGGTAACTTTCCTGGCCAAGCCCCGCAGTAAACACGCGGAACAGGCCAAAGAAGTTCCCGCCACAATGCTGACCGGGATGGGCCTGCTGTCCCTAATGTGTTTGGCCCTGGGTGTTTGGCCCCAAGGGATGCTCAAGCTTTTACAGGGAGTTTTATCCCCATTTACCGGACTTGATGTCAGCACTCTGTTCAAACACCAGTGGTATGCTGCAGCCTTTAACATTCCACAGGCTAATGGCGTTATCGCCATGCCGTTGGTCATAGGCATGCTGGTTGTTGGTCTGATCGCCGCAGTGCTGATCTACAACTTCAATGGTAAACCGAAAAATGTGGAAGGGGAAACCTGGACCTGCGGTATTATTCCCAATGCCCGGATGGAATACACTGCCACCGGGTTTGCCCAACCGGTTCGCCGGGCCTATAAGGCTTTTCTCCGTACGAAAGACACGGTTACTGCCGATAAATCCCTTAATCCCTACCACGGGGTTAAGATGAAAATGACCGTGGGGATTAGCTATCTGATCGACGTGTGGCTTTATCGACCGGTCAAAAAAGGAATCTTGTTCTTGGTCAACCGTGTCAAACCCCTGCAATCCGGTAATTTGCAGCATTACATCGGTTATGTCCTGCTGGTAACCGTCGTTATTCTAATTCTGGGAGTGAGGTGGTAAGCATGTCAGTATTGTTCATGATCATTCAGGTTGTCGTGCTGGCAGTGCTGGCTCCTTTGGTAGCAGGTGTGATCAAAAACACCAAGGGCAAAATGCAAAGCAGAAGGGGACCCGGTTACTTTCAGGTTTACTATGACCTAAGGAAATACTTCAAAAAAGATAATGTAATTTCTCCGACAGTTTCCTGGATATTCTTGGCGGCACCTTATATTTACTTTGCCACAGCCCTGGGAGCGGCAGCCTTGGCCCCGACTCTCTTGTTTGACCGTGGTCTGCACTATGACAGCATCTTTGTCTTGATCTACATGCTGGCACTGGGCAGGTTCTTTCTGGCCCTGGCCTCCCTGGATGCCGGTAGTACCTTTGGCGGAATGGGTGGTTCCCGGGAAATGTTTATCAATGTTCTGGTGGAGCCTGTGATGATGCTGACCTTGTTCACTGTGGCTATGCGGGCTAATAGCACGGTAATGTCTCAAATGGCCGGTGCCGCAGCAGCTTCCGGAATTTCCTTATCGGCCATTCTGGCAGCCATCGCTTTTCTGATTCTTACGGTTGCTGAAACCGGACGTATCCCGCTGGACAACCCGGATACTCATCTGGAATTAACCATGGTTCACGAAGGTATGGTCTTAGAGTATTGCGGACGCTCAGTTGGTTTGATTTTTTGGGCTTCCGCAATTAAGCAGCTGGTTACCATCCTGCTGATGGTCAACTTCTTTCTGCCCTGGAACCCGGTTGGTAGCTTGCCCCCCGTTGTTTGGATGATCCTGAAGGTCCTGGTGATTGCGTTTGTCCTGGCTGGTATTGAAACCAGTACCAACAAGATGCGTCTTTTCAGATTACCAGGATTGTTGATCGCAACCGGCTGCTTATCACTACTGGCGATTATCGCCATGTAGCAAGGAGGGAAATATTCATGACACTATTAACAATCCTGCTCTTAGCCGGTGCGGTCATTTTAACCAGGGTATCCTCTCTGCGGACTGCTGTCGGTATCTTAGGGCTTCAATCGGTGATTGTGGCTCTGGCTTGTTTGATATTCGGTCTTAAGACCGGGGAATTTCATATGTATATCGCCGCTGTGCTGACGGCGGTCATTAAAGTTGGTTTAATCGTCTATTCCCTTTGGAGGGTTACCTTGCAATTAAAACATGAACGGGAAATCGCTAACTTCAACGTCTCGTTCCTCCTGGCCATTCTGGCGATCATTGTTTCCTATGGGTTTGTCAATAAAGTTTTGCCCCATATGGCGGGAGAAACCTTGGGAGCTGCCATCGCTTTAACGATGATCGGTCTCTTGATGATCATCGCCCGCTCTCAGGCCATTATGCAGGTTGTCGGTTTAATAACCATGGAGAACGGACTGTACCTTTTAGGTTTATCCATCACCAAAGGTTTGCCGCTGATCATCGAGATGGGTATCTTCTTTGATATCCTGGTTGCTGTGGTTGTCTTGGTAATTCTCACTCATAGACTTAAGTACTCCTTTGAGACCACAGACACCAGCATCTTAAACGAGTTAAAGGGGTGATATCGATGTTCGAGTTGATCTTAGCGGCCTTAGTGCTGCCGATTGTCGTAGGGTTAATTACCCTGACGCAAAAGAATCTTACCACGATCCGCTATACTAATCTGGCAGGGAGCGCCTTAACCAGCGGCATTATACTGGCGATAATTCGCAAAATTACCGAAATTAAAGTATTTAGCAGTGAGTTTCTGTATGTGGACTACCTGAGTGCTGTACTGCTATTAGTGGTAGCTCTGCTGACCTTTACTGCCACCTTATTTTCCCTGCCTTATATGGAGAGGGAAGTAAAAGAAGGGCATGCCACGGAAAAGATGATTCCCCGCTACTACGCCCTGCTTAACTTGTTTACCTTTGCCATGGTCAGCGTTCTGGTCGTGGGAAACCTGGGTCTGATGTGGGTGGCTGTGGAAGGTACGACTCTGGCTTCCGCGCTGCTGGTGGCCTTCTACTTCAACCGTTCTGCCCTGGAAGCAGCCTGGAAATACGTCATGATTTGCACGGTGGGTATTTGTTTAGCTCTGCTGGGTACGATGATACTCTATTACGCCCAGGTTAATGCGGTTGGCGAGACCCAGGCTTTGAATTGGCTCTACTTGAAGCAAATCAGTAACACCCTTAATCCTACCATTGTTAAATTAGCCTTTGTCTTCATCCTGATTGGTTACGGCACCAAGGCCGGTCTGGCTCCCATGCATACCTGGCTGCCGGACGCCCACAGTCAGGCCCCCTCGCCGGTTAGCGGGCTTTTATCCGGTGCGCTGCTGAGCTGTGCTTTCTACGCTCTGATTCGCAATATCATTATTATCCAAGGAACCATTGGGACAGAGTTTATTCATACAGTCCTGCTCGGACTTGGTATACTCTCTGTTTTGCTGGCCATACCCTTTGTCTTGGTACAGCATGATGTTAAACGATTGCTGGCTTATTCTTCCGTCGAACACATGGGCATTATCGCCATCGGTTTCGGTGTCGGTACCCCCCTGGCAGTGTATGCAGCCCTCTTACACATCATTAACCATGCCATAGCCAAGTCTGCTCTGTTCTATCTGGTCGGTATCATCAGCCAGGAATATAAAACCAGACATATTAAAGAGATCCAAGGAATTGCCCGAGTGATGCCCAGCGTAGCGACTATGTTCATGATTGGCATCTTAGCCATCACAGGGACACCGCCGCTGAACATCTTTATTAGTAAGTTCCTACTGATCATGGCCATGTTCGAGAACAAAATGTGGCTCCTAGGCGGGTTAACTCTTCTGTTGCTGGTCGGTGTCTTTGCCGGTTTGATGAACTACGCCTTAAAGATGACCTTTAGCAACGTTCCTGAAAAAATGAAGCGGGCCAATGTTTCGCCAGTCGCTCTAACTGCCATTGGTCTTTCTCTCTGCCTAATGATAATCGGTGGAGTTTACCTGCCGCCGATTCTAAGCGAAATCTTAA comes from Desulfosporosinus meridiei DSM 13257 and encodes:
- the hyfB gene encoding hydrogenase 4 subunit B, whose product is MTENIYLIMLLLFSAGILLPILTSSSPKITNILAHGLSVFGCLAIVACSVEVFIAGGVTFTYAMGLPVGALIIRIDNLAAFFLLALGVVGTAASIYALGYSREYYKQRLGLMAALYNCFILSMALVLTVSQVAYFLIAWELMTVVSFFLVNHEYEKTANTRAAYKYILMTTLGTVFITTAFLILSMTVHSLDFQMFKGASLTNTLRNLVFFCALLGFGTKAGVIPLHIWLPEAHPAAPSHVSALMSGIMIKTAIYGMCRFFLEFLGVGPAWWGEVVLFLAIVSSVLGVLYALMQNDLKRLLAYSSVENIGIILLGIGAGMVFMSNNQPILAGLAFVAGLYHLFNHAVFKSLLFLGAGSVLYSTHTKNIEDLGGLIKKMPYTAVFFLTGAAAISALPTLNGFVSEWLTYQSLFYLPQAVTGIIPRLGSVILIGLLGLTGALAANCFVKAFGVTFLAKPRSKHAEQAKEVPATMLTGMGLLSLMCLALGVWPQGMLKLLQGVLSPFTGLDVSTLFKHQWYAAAFNIPQANGVIAMPLVIGMLVVGLIAAVLIYNFNGKPKNVEGETWTCGIIPNARMEYTATGFAQPVRRAYKAFLRTKDTVTADKSLNPYHGVKMKMTVGISYLIDVWLYRPVKKGILFLVNRVKPLQSGNLQHYIGYVLLVTVVILILGVRW
- a CDS encoding respiratory chain complex I subunit 1 family protein, whose protein sequence is MSVLFMIIQVVVLAVLAPLVAGVIKNTKGKMQSRRGPGYFQVYYDLRKYFKKDNVISPTVSWIFLAAPYIYFATALGAAALAPTLLFDRGLHYDSIFVLIYMLALGRFFLALASLDAGSTFGGMGGSREMFINVLVEPVMMLTLFTVAMRANSTVMSQMAGAAAASGISLSAILAAIAFLILTVAETGRIPLDNPDTHLELTMVHEGMVLEYCGRSVGLIFWASAIKQLVTILLMVNFFLPWNPVGSLPPVVWMILKVLVIAFVLAGIETSTNKMRLFRLPGLLIATGCLSLLAIIAM
- a CDS encoding hydrogenase, with the translated sequence MTLLTILLLAGAVILTRVSSLRTAVGILGLQSVIVALACLIFGLKTGEFHMYIAAVLTAVIKVGLIVYSLWRVTLQLKHEREIANFNVSFLLAILAIIVSYGFVNKVLPHMAGETLGAAIALTMIGLLMIIARSQAIMQVVGLITMENGLYLLGLSITKGLPLIIEMGIFFDILVAVVVLVILTHRLKYSFETTDTSILNELKG
- a CDS encoding hydrogenase 4 subunit F, producing the protein MFELILAALVLPIVVGLITLTQKNLTTIRYTNLAGSALTSGIILAIIRKITEIKVFSSEFLYVDYLSAVLLLVVALLTFTATLFSLPYMEREVKEGHATEKMIPRYYALLNLFTFAMVSVLVVGNLGLMWVAVEGTTLASALLVAFYFNRSALEAAWKYVMICTVGICLALLGTMILYYAQVNAVGETQALNWLYLKQISNTLNPTIVKLAFVFILIGYGTKAGLAPMHTWLPDAHSQAPSPVSGLLSGALLSCAFYALIRNIIIIQGTIGTEFIHTVLLGLGILSVLLAIPFVLVQHDVKRLLAYSSVEHMGIIAIGFGVGTPLAVYAALLHIINHAIAKSALFYLVGIISQEYKTRHIKEIQGIARVMPSVATMFMIGILAITGTPPLNIFISKFLLIMAMFENKMWLLGGLTLLLLVGVFAGLMNYALKMTFSNVPEKMKRANVSPVALTAIGLSLCLMIIGGVYLPPILSEILTKAAEIVIGG